One segment of Gordonia terrae DNA contains the following:
- the rraA gene encoding ribonuclease E activity regulator RraA, whose amino-acid sequence MSELTFTPTADLVDEIGADVRSCDTQFTQFGGTREFVGRVSTVRCFQDNALLKSVLGESNPGGVLVVDGDASVHTALVGDLIAELGRSNGWVGIIVNGAIRDAKTIGGMEIGVKALGTNPRKSTKTGAGERDVPLTIGGETFTPGDVVYSDDDGIVLVAAEPR is encoded by the coding sequence ATGAGCGAGCTCACCTTCACCCCGACGGCCGATCTCGTCGACGAGATCGGTGCCGATGTCCGCAGCTGTGACACCCAGTTCACCCAGTTCGGCGGCACCCGGGAGTTCGTCGGACGGGTGTCGACGGTCCGATGCTTCCAGGACAACGCCCTGCTGAAGTCGGTCCTCGGTGAGTCCAACCCCGGCGGGGTGCTCGTCGTCGACGGCGACGCATCGGTCCACACCGCGCTGGTGGGAGACCTGATCGCCGAACTCGGCCGGTCCAACGGCTGGGTCGGGATCATCGTCAACGGCGCCATCCGCGACGCCAAGACCATCGGTGGGATGGAGATCGGGGTCAAGGCCCTGGGCACCAACCCGCGCAAGTCGACCAAGACCGGCGCCGGTGAGCGCGACGTCCCGCTGACCATCGGCGGCGAGACGTTCACCCCCGGCGACGTCGTCTACTCCGACGACGACGGCATCGTGCTCGTCGCGGCGGAGCCACGGTAG
- a CDS encoding succinic semialdehyde dehydrogenase: MPKPTADHFARLGALVAIDDAASRPTRPVLEAFSGTEMATIPVATADDLEVAVARARQAQQGWAARTPADRAAIIDRFSELVHRNAASLMDIAQAETGKARIYAQEEVIDVSITARHYATNGPKLLADRKVKGMLPGATSVRVRYLPKGVVGVISPWNYPLTLAVSDAVAALIAGNAVVIKPDSQTPYCALALAELLYEAGLPRELYAVVPGPGGVVGQAIMASTDYVMFTGSSETGATLAEQAGRRLIGFSAELGGKNPMVVTASADIANAVRGAARAAYSNSGQLCISIERIYVDKKIADDFAERFAAYVSTMKLSASYDFTADMGSLASAAQIDTAEAHVEDAVAKGAKVLAGGKRRADLGPFFFEPTVLTDVTDDMVCFANETFGPVVSIYPVDSTDEAIKLANDTDYGLNASVFAGSSAEAQQVAEQLRAGTVNINEGYAAAWASTAAPMGGMGISGVGRRHGDEGLLKYTEPQTIAEQRFIGIDRMPVVPTSIYRAITPTAVRALKYLPGR, from the coding sequence ATGCCGAAGCCCACCGCCGACCATTTCGCTCGCCTGGGTGCGCTCGTCGCCATCGACGACGCCGCGAGTCGTCCGACGCGCCCCGTTCTGGAGGCGTTCAGCGGGACCGAGATGGCCACCATCCCGGTCGCCACCGCGGACGATCTCGAGGTGGCGGTCGCCCGTGCCCGCCAGGCGCAGCAGGGGTGGGCGGCTCGCACGCCGGCCGACCGCGCCGCGATCATCGACCGTTTCTCCGAGCTTGTCCACCGCAACGCGGCATCGCTGATGGACATCGCCCAGGCCGAGACCGGCAAGGCGCGCATCTACGCGCAAGAAGAGGTCATCGACGTCTCGATCACCGCGCGGCACTACGCGACCAACGGACCCAAGCTGTTGGCCGACCGCAAGGTCAAGGGCATGCTGCCGGGCGCGACGAGCGTACGCGTGCGGTATCTGCCCAAGGGCGTGGTGGGCGTCATCAGCCCGTGGAACTACCCGCTCACGCTGGCGGTGTCCGACGCGGTGGCGGCGCTGATCGCCGGCAACGCCGTGGTCATCAAGCCCGACAGCCAGACTCCGTACTGCGCACTGGCCCTGGCCGAGTTGCTCTACGAGGCAGGTCTCCCGCGCGAGCTCTACGCCGTGGTGCCCGGGCCGGGAGGCGTTGTCGGACAGGCCATCATGGCCTCCACCGACTACGTGATGTTCACCGGTTCCTCGGAAACCGGGGCTACCCTCGCCGAGCAGGCCGGGCGCAGGCTCATCGGATTCTCGGCAGAGCTCGGCGGCAAGAACCCGATGGTGGTCACCGCGAGCGCCGACATCGCCAACGCCGTCCGGGGCGCGGCGCGGGCGGCGTACTCCAACTCCGGGCAGCTGTGCATCTCGATCGAACGGATCTACGTCGACAAGAAGATCGCCGACGACTTCGCCGAGCGGTTCGCCGCGTACGTCTCGACGATGAAGCTGTCGGCCTCCTACGATTTCACCGCCGACATGGGGTCCCTGGCCTCGGCCGCCCAGATCGACACCGCCGAGGCGCACGTGGAGGATGCGGTCGCCAAGGGTGCCAAGGTACTGGCCGGCGGCAAGCGACGCGCCGATCTGGGGCCGTTCTTCTTCGAGCCGACGGTCCTCACCGACGTCACCGACGACATGGTGTGCTTCGCGAACGAGACCTTCGGACCCGTCGTCTCGATCTACCCGGTGGACTCCACCGACGAGGCGATCAAGCTCGCCAACGACACCGACTACGGTCTGAACGCCAGTGTCTTCGCCGGGAGCAGTGCCGAGGCGCAGCAGGTCGCCGAGCAGCTCCGGGCCGGGACGGTCAACATCAACGAGGGTTACGCGGCGGCGTGGGCGTCGACGGCGGCTCCGATGGGCGGCATGGGCATCTCCGGAGTGGGACGCCGCCACGGCGACGAGGGTCTGCTGAAGTACACCGAGCCCCAGACCATCGCCGAGCAGCGCTTCATCGGCATCGACCGCATGCCGGTGGTCCCGACGAGCATCTACCGCGCCATCACCCCGACCGCCGTCCGCGCGCTGAAGTACCTGCCGGGGCGCTGA
- a CDS encoding PQQ-dependent sugar dehydrogenase, which translates to MRRDPVTRSRRTRLGVLTAAVSAALVGALVSAPAADAAPALRVTTVADGLSIPWGVVVAPDGTVLTGERSGRFVAVRPGGQRVNVRADLSRIFAQGESGLMGLAIDPRFEQTRRVYSCQAEATVPGAPGAPGSLSNIPIEFPQTGQTIQVVSWRVGADWTQMARERTVLSGVPVNSSGRHGGCGLAATGDSLWVGTGDNATPWIPQSRTSLGGKVLHIKLDGTPAPGNPNPRSPIYSLGHRNVQGVAVQPGTGRVYAIEQGTTRDDELNRIVAGGNYGYKPDRLPVIYDESVPMTDPVRVPGAIGPVWSSGDQTIALPGIAFLPDTGWGEYSGGLVLTALKGKRLVFLKLSDDGRRVVSETEALKGAHGRLRGVAVAPDGSLVLTTSDGEGSDRILRVRWNG; encoded by the coding sequence ATGCGCAGAGACCCCGTAACCCGATCCCGCCGGACGCGTCTGGGGGTGCTGACCGCGGCCGTCTCGGCTGCCCTCGTCGGCGCCCTGGTGTCCGCGCCCGCCGCCGACGCGGCACCCGCACTGCGGGTGACCACCGTCGCCGACGGACTGAGCATCCCGTGGGGCGTCGTGGTGGCCCCGGACGGAACGGTGCTGACCGGAGAGCGGTCGGGACGGTTCGTCGCAGTCCGCCCGGGCGGGCAGCGGGTGAACGTCCGTGCCGACCTGTCGCGCATCTTCGCGCAGGGCGAGTCCGGGCTGATGGGTCTCGCGATCGATCCGCGATTCGAACAGACCCGCCGCGTGTACTCGTGCCAGGCGGAGGCAACCGTGCCGGGTGCGCCGGGGGCGCCCGGTTCGCTGTCGAACATCCCGATCGAGTTCCCGCAGACCGGTCAGACCATCCAGGTCGTGTCCTGGCGGGTCGGCGCCGACTGGACCCAGATGGCCCGTGAACGCACTGTGCTGAGCGGGGTCCCGGTCAACTCGTCGGGGCGGCACGGCGGTTGTGGTCTCGCGGCCACCGGGGACAGCCTCTGGGTCGGAACCGGCGACAACGCCACCCCGTGGATTCCGCAGTCCCGGACCTCGCTGGGCGGCAAGGTGTTGCACATCAAGCTCGACGGGACGCCCGCTCCGGGAAATCCGAACCCCCGCAGTCCGATCTACAGTCTCGGGCATCGCAACGTGCAGGGTGTGGCGGTCCAACCCGGTACGGGTCGCGTGTACGCCATCGAGCAGGGCACGACCCGCGACGACGAACTCAACCGGATCGTCGCCGGCGGCAACTACGGATACAAGCCCGACCGTCTGCCGGTGATCTACGACGAGTCGGTGCCGATGACCGATCCCGTCCGTGTCCCGGGTGCGATCGGTCCGGTGTGGAGTTCGGGCGACCAGACGATCGCCCTCCCGGGTATCGCCTTCCTGCCCGACACCGGGTGGGGCGAGTACAGCGGCGGTCTCGTGCTCACGGCACTGAAGGGCAAACGACTGGTGTTCCTGAAGCTCTCCGATGACGGGCGACGCGTGGTGTCGGAGACCGAGGCCTTGAAGGGCGCGCACGGCCGTCTGCGCGGGGTGGCCGTCGCCCCCGACGGCTCTCTGGTCCTGACGACCAGCGACGGTGAGGGTTCGGATCGCATCCTGCGCGTGCGCTGGAACGGCTGA
- a CDS encoding cyclase family protein: MCDDAIVGHAHDEARRMSRRTALTVAAGVATGISASMAAGTGLAAPSRGAPGGAAAGRVVDLTHTLSPSFPVWPGNPPMVSVPTSRVRGRDSGFSTNWVSFAEHTGTHVDAPAHKIGRGITVDRIDPADLVAPLVVISIETRARRDRRAQLTERDVAEWESTHGPIPRGALVALHTGWRPRNGGADAAGFSPAAVGMLVTERGAVAIGTDTLSVDIRGATGAHTAILGSGRYAVEAMANLEAVPAQGSTVVVGAPRFAGGTGGPARVLALV; encoded by the coding sequence GTGTGCGACGACGCGATCGTCGGACATGCCCACGACGAAGCCCGTCGGATGTCTCGTCGAACCGCGCTGACGGTGGCTGCCGGTGTGGCGACCGGGATCTCGGCGTCGATGGCGGCCGGAACCGGCCTGGCTGCCCCCTCTCGAGGCGCGCCGGGCGGCGCGGCAGCCGGCCGGGTCGTCGACCTCACCCACACGCTGTCGCCGTCGTTCCCGGTGTGGCCGGGCAATCCGCCCATGGTCTCGGTCCCGACGTCCCGTGTGCGGGGCAGAGATTCGGGCTTCTCGACCAACTGGGTCTCGTTCGCCGAGCACACCGGTACCCACGTCGACGCCCCTGCCCACAAGATCGGGCGCGGGATCACCGTCGACCGCATCGACCCGGCCGACCTCGTGGCACCTCTGGTGGTGATCAGCATCGAGACGAGGGCACGTCGTGACCGGCGGGCCCAGTTGACCGAACGTGATGTCGCGGAATGGGAATCGACTCACGGGCCGATCCCTCGCGGCGCGCTGGTCGCGTTGCACACCGGGTGGCGACCACGCAACGGCGGTGCGGATGCCGCCGGGTTCTCGCCGGCCGCGGTCGGCATGCTCGTGACCGAGCGGGGGGCCGTGGCCATCGGGACCGATACGCTCAGCGTCGACATCCGCGGCGCCACCGGTGCCCACACCGCGATCCTCGGCAGCGGACGATACGCCGTCGAGGCGATGGCGAACCTGGAAGCCGTTCCGGCGCAGGGTTCGACGGTGGTCGTCGGCGCGCCGAGGTTCGCCGGCGGCACCGGTGGTCCGGCGCGAGTACTCGCGCTGGTGTGA
- a CDS encoding alpha/beta fold hydrolase → MTTRLTRFGRGPYTFDVIDDGPADGEPIVLLHGFPQRASCWELVAPILHDKGFRTLAPDQRGYSPGARPTRRRDYSQGELVSDVLALLDSADIERAHLVGHDWGAIVGWTAAAHHPDRVETLTALSVPHAGAFMRAMPRGQILRSWYMAAFQIPVLPDKLLGRAMRTQPDFGERMGLPQPFASRVATEIGDHGALPGALGWYRAMFLPDRRSAPRPVRVPTTFVWGDADVAISGAAARLCSGWVEANYEFIALPGADHWLPEAHPDEVAAAILARVNRPYTGSGATGPVRSHGPGAASADETSAQDTA, encoded by the coding sequence ATGACCACACGCCTCACCCGATTCGGTCGCGGACCGTACACCTTCGATGTCATCGACGACGGACCGGCAGACGGAGAACCGATCGTGCTGCTGCACGGTTTCCCCCAGCGGGCCTCGTGCTGGGAGCTCGTTGCACCGATATTGCACGACAAGGGATTCCGGACACTCGCGCCGGACCAGCGCGGCTATTCGCCCGGCGCGCGGCCCACGCGGCGACGGGATTACTCACAGGGGGAGCTGGTGTCCGATGTGCTCGCCCTGCTCGACTCTGCCGACATCGAGCGAGCGCACCTCGTCGGCCACGACTGGGGTGCGATCGTCGGGTGGACGGCGGCGGCGCATCATCCCGACCGGGTCGAGACGCTCACTGCCTTGTCCGTCCCGCACGCCGGGGCGTTCATGCGTGCCATGCCCCGGGGCCAGATTCTCCGGTCCTGGTACATGGCCGCCTTTCAGATTCCGGTGCTGCCGGACAAGCTCCTCGGCCGGGCGATGCGGACACAACCGGATTTCGGGGAGCGGATGGGACTCCCGCAGCCGTTCGCATCGCGGGTGGCAACCGAGATCGGTGACCACGGTGCATTGCCCGGCGCGCTGGGGTGGTATCGCGCGATGTTCTTGCCGGACAGGCGGTCCGCGCCACGACCGGTCCGCGTGCCGACCACTTTCGTGTGGGGTGACGCCGATGTCGCGATCAGTGGCGCCGCGGCCCGGCTGTGTTCGGGCTGGGTGGAGGCGAACTACGAGTTCATCGCTCTTCCGGGCGCGGATCACTGGCTACCGGAGGCGCACCCCGACGAGGTCGCGGCCGCGATCCTCGCCCGAGTCAACCGCCCGTACACCGGTTCCGGCGCAACGGGTCCGGTGCGGTCACACGGACCGGGTGCGGCCTCGGCCGACGAGACGTCAGCGCAGGATACGGCGTAA